The proteins below come from a single Cryptococcus gattii WM276 chromosome D, complete sequence genomic window:
- a CDS encoding Hypothetical protein (Similar to SGTC gene model, INSD accession EAL21080.1; CNBD4560), with protein sequence MLNSGKNIHINPLKHLGPRSRIKNGENIDPTSATKQGPACIIDHASSPQPCIGSQEPSYPISSIQTITDVSDPLAWTGEKNKMLAKQISGRDKHEAPIMESPSASVSLLNASVTAESMSAAFENFKARGTGGLNQMKSRESSRRDWWRRNPHPMFSPKYAAQRLLIEFPSAINVNHAKPILESHFCKYGKIHSVYHYDQNGDCCSKGFVVFIDPMSIQKVLTDPHSNICANSLDPEAPRDMAITIRPSSASDLERTVFICVTGYQSAEEAREPHHEYQLTLEQEIKAKRILSEDKNSFSMTHDMRGMVKSDELLPFHKTPLPEKVILDQVPMKGKTPGKYYSTVCVRNFNTPWFDFVRQVRERCGRDPVQIGEIALRGPNVCERNFVPQLCDHLAEICSIRPPNEKYSGWLVSVSGSRDGRHMMHELQKIPGFFVRWADEGDGLFDDAEPAPETSPLNYTCSFEDHPFPTETDDAESLSTSQTNNHVFSTWLRPSPAHPHLRRALLHTYRGRPLIEDNSAGETKFLDESAIFVGRLNKRMETYATLYKRFEKYGKICYMEFNPKAVPSHVNNATARIMYQDQESAAKAIARENGSTSFGSAIKVELRRVIHSDVHTRRVYVDATGRIIRPPTVAKLVPEPGIRRVTGSQSAIEARMQQLPFPTGLNMPSETYFPLSSQQPGFSQSGVGINMPTAAFPPHFSVSPPALSTRDGLQHLAILGVQGLLSPSYDHIMPVSFLNISNPGGRFTELVLTKS encoded by the exons ATGCTCAATTCGGGAAAGAACATACACATCAACCCTCTCAAGCACTTGGGACCACGTTCGAGAATAAAAAATGGGGAGAACATCGATCCCACATCTGCCACGAAACAGGGGCCTGCGTGCATCATTGACCATGCCTCCTCCCCTCAACCTTGCATTGGCTCTCAAGAGCCTTCCTATCCCATATCCTCAATCCAAACCATAACTGATGTTTCTGACCCGTTGGCTTGGACGGGCGAGAAGAATAAAATGCTTGCAAAGCAGATCTCCGGAAGGGACAAACATGAAGCACCTATAATGGAAAGTCCTTCTGCCTCTGTCAGCCTACTCAATGCTTCTGTCACAGCTGAATCAATGTCCGCTGCATTTGAGAATTTCAAAGCACGGGGAACAGGTGGCTTAAATCAGATGAAGTCTCGCGAATCCAGCAGAAGGGATTGGTGGAGACGCAATCCCCACCCAATGTTTAGTCCGAAGTACGCAGCTCAAAGACTATTAATTGA ATTTCCCTCTGCGATCAACGTTAACCATGCCAAACCCATCCTGGAAAGCCACTTCTGTAAATACGGAAAAATTCATTCCGT CTATCATTATGATCAGAATGGTGATTGCTGTAGCAAGGGTTTTGTCGTCTTCATA GACCCCATGAGTATCCAGAAGGTACTGACCGACCCTCACAGCAACATTTGCGCCAACTCACTTGATCCAGAAGCCCCACGCGATATGGCTATCACCATTCGACCATCGTCAGCTTCTGATTTGGAACGTACAGTGTTTATCTGTGTCACAGGGTATCAGTCCGCAGAAGAAGCTCGTGAGCCTCACCACGAGTATCAACTCACCCTCGAGCAAGAGATAAAAGCAAAACGCATTCTCAGTGAGGATAAGAATTCGTTCAGCATGACACATGACATGCGCGGCATGGTCAAAAGCGACGAACTCTTGCCTTTCCACAAGACTCCGCTTCCTGAGAAAGTGATCCTTGATCAAGTGCCAATGAAGGGCAAAACGCCCGGGAAATATTACTCTACTGTTTGTGTTCGAAACTTCAATACTCCTTGGTTTGACTTTGTTCGCCAGGTCAGAGAACGCTGTGGGAGGGATCCAGTACAAATTGGAGAAATTGCACTCCGAGGACCAAACGTTTGTGAAAGGAAT TTTGTCCCTCAACTCTGTGATCATCTCGCCGAGATATGCAGCATTCGTCCTCCCAACGAAAAATATTCTGGGTGGCTGGTCTCGGTCAGCGGCAGTCGTGATGGAAGACACATGATGCAT GAACTTCAGAAGATCCCTGGCTTTTTTGTGCGCTGGGCGGATGAAGGTGATGGCTTATTTGATGATGCAGAACCTGCTCCGGAGACGTCGCCTCTCAACTACACTTGTTCTTTTGAAGACCATCCCTTTCCTACTGAGACCGACGATGCCGAAAGCCTTTCCACCTCTCAAACCAACAATCACGTCTTTTCAACCTGGCTGCGTCCCAGTCCTGCACACCCCCATCTCCGCCGTGCTCTCCTACACACATATCGGGGCCGACCATTAATTGAAGACAACTCAGCAGGAGAAACCAAGTTTCTGGACGAAAGCGCCATCTTTGTTGGTCGATTAAATAAAAGAATGGAAACATATGCTACTTTATACAAAAGGTTCGAAAAATATGGCAAGATC TGTTATATGGAGTTTAACCCGAAAGCTGTCCCATCGCATGTCAATAATGCAACGGCGAGGATCATGTATCAAGATCAAGAGTCGGCAGCTAAAGCTATTGCTCGAGAA AACGGGTCAACGTCGTTCGGCAGTGCGATCAAAGTTGAATTGCGGAGAGTTATCCATTCGGATGTGCAT ACCAGACGTGTATATGTTGACGCCACGGGACGTATCATCAGGCCCCCAACTGTGGCGAAGTTGGTCCCTGAACCTGGCATAAGGCGAGTTACGGGATCTCAGTCAGCGATTGAGGCCAGGATGCAACAGCTTCCATTTCCAACTGGACTTAACATGCCTTCTGAGACCTATTTTCCCCTGTCGTCCCAGCAACCGGGATTTTCGCAATCCGGTGTAGGTATTAATATGCCTACGGCCGCTTTTCCCCCTCATTTTTCAGTATCTCCACCTGCTTTATCTACAAGGGATGGGCTTCAGCATTTGGCGATCCTCGGTGTGCAAGGCCTCCTGTCACCCAGCTACGACCATATTATGCCAGTAAGTTTTTTGAATATTTCCAACCCCGGCGGGCGGTTTACTGAGCTGGTATTGACGAAATCATGA
- a CDS encoding Hypothetical Protein (Similar to TIGR gene model, INSD accession AAW42947.1) produces MTSPAKAYPSRPSFLHYIQNPRHLVRPSIRLKTTLYSLSLIIIILLVLALNAATTPPIHVPDVAKSPNPDTPADSGEGKDIAQGKDAHLVDGDIQRSFEEPDFALLSGRQPHEIGCDIPLEGDDKGVLVFLGIFSTAQNKGRRDLYRETIIPDFPPELVTVKFILGLPPYPEHSSSSEVSKRAKLLKDVTKEMKKHGDMVMLPMIDNIDLGKTHEYFKWVAHEYAGEGRVKERPRFVMKADDDTILVMPNMISAFKDLDCATNVYWGTSAGRSHYFGDYFRGLAYAMSWPLVSWIGSANMTHAHITKIEDARTGQWLRHLDPITDPIRRIDMGWTMGDWNQLDVDIKTVALHWCKLDDWVREQHSRLLQVWSDAGREYTPENGVPPRESIAKGKITPQEAEKEHQRQKELGWDVQGNLE; encoded by the exons ATGACCTCTCCGGCCAAGGCATACCCATCTCGCCCCTCTTTCCTCCACTATATCCAAAACCCTCGCCATCTTGTTCGCCCATCGATCCGCTTAAAAACAACCCTCTACTCTCTCTCCCTTATCATTATTATCCTTTTGGTACTCGCGCTCAACGCCGCAACTACACCGCCTATCCACGTACCCGACGTTGCCAAATCGCCTAATCCGGATACGCCAGCCGACTCAGGAGAGGGCAAGGATATAGCGCAAGGCAAGGATGCCCATCTTGTTGACGGAGACATACAAAGGAGTTTTGAAGAACCCGACTTTGCTCTTCTAAGTGGGAGGCAGCCTCATGAGATTGGGTGTGATATCCCCttggaaggagatgatAAAGGCGTCCTGGTGTTTTTGGGTATCTTCTCGACAGCTCAGAACAAAGGCAGACGAGACCT GTACCGAGAGACCATCATCCCGGATTTCCCCCCCGAACTTGTAACAGTAAAATTCATTCTTGGACTGCCACCATATCCCGAACACTCTTCCAGTTCCGAGGTCTCTAAGCGGGCGAAATTGCTTAAGGACGTCACCAAGGAAATGAAAAAGCATGGAGATATGGTCATGCTTCCG ATGATAGACAATATCGATCTTGGGAAGACTCATGAGTATTTCAAGTGGGTAGCTCATGAGTATgctggagaaggaagagtcAAGGAAAGGCCTCGCTTTGTAAT GAAAGCAGACGACGAT ACCATCCTCGTAATGCCCAACATGATCTCTGCTTTCAAAGATCTGGATTGCGCAACAAATGTCTATTGGGGAACATCTGCCGGCCGTTCTCATTATTTCGGCGACTACTTCCGCGGCCTAGCGTACGCCATGAGCTGGCCTCTT GTCTCATGGATAGGTTCAGCCAATATGACCCACGCGCATATTACTAAGATCGAAGACGCCCGCACTGGCCAGTGGTTACGGCACCTCGATCCCATAACAGACCCTATCAGGCGAATTGATATGGGCTGGACGATGGGCGATTGGAATCAGCTTGACGTGGATATCAAGACTGTGGCTCTTC ATTGGTGCAAGCTCGATGATTGGGTGCGGGAGCAACACAGTCGACTCCTCCAGGTTTGGTCAGATGCAGGTAGGGAGTACACCCCCGAGAACGGGGTGCCTCCAAGAGAGAGTATTGCGAAGGGGAAAATCACTCCGCAGGAAGCGGAAAAGGAGCATCAGAGACAAAAGGAACTGGGTTGGGACGTGCAGGGTAATTTGGAATGA
- a CDS encoding uncharacterized protein (Similar to TIGR gene model, INSD accession AAW43100.1), which translates to MAYVPLPSRPNQRVVIVGAGIVGSCIAAILSERLGPNIVLVDRDIRELPGSTGHAPGFVGQYNEIPILTELAKRSVKYYLNIDGGFEQVGGLEVGEGLEKRFEGAQKEGLGAKVLNKEEILQMAGAFVRNDIPDGSAGVLFPSDGTANAITITYNQQHKAASNGATLLNADVKSITEARNGNGRILQTSRGRIDCHTVILCTGIWASQLYSGFTETVVSVAHPYSYSLPNKHQSKTPFIRWPSKHVYARDHGRMDGLGSYAHAAVHVRSDQIGEAAYGQWEPSFDDALKKAYSLLPEETAERFKGGQKFNGLFSVTPDGLPLVGKIEDGLWCAVAIWVTHAAGCAGLLADMFLGTADEKDAELRKALDPKRFEGEGLESKALAKYNDIYNMAT; encoded by the coding sequence ATGGCCTACGTCCCCCTCCCCTCCAGGCCTAATCAGCGAGTAGTCATCGTCGGCGCAGGCATCGTTGGCAGTTGCATTGCTGCTATCCTTTCTGAGCGTTTGGGTCCCAACATCGTGCTGGTTGACCGCGACATTCGAGAGCTTCCAGGCTCTACAGGCCACGCTCCTGGCTTCGTCGGACAATACAATGAAATTCCCATCCTCACGGAACTTGCCAAGCGATCAGTCAAGTACTACTTGAACATCGATGGAGGCTTCGAGCAAGTTGGGGGTTTAGAAGTCGGCGAAGGTTTGGAAAAGAGGTTTGAGGGAGCGCAAAAAGAAGGATTGGGAGCCAAGGTGCTCAACAAGGAAGAGATCCTGCAGATGGCTGGGGCATTCGTGCGGAACGACATCCCAGACGGTTCTGCCGGTGTCCTGTTTCCCTCTGACGGCACAGCAAATGCAATCACCATCACATACAATCAACAGCACAAGGCAGCATCCAATGGCGCTACTTTGCTCAATGCCGATGTAAAGTCTATTACTGAAGCAAGGAATGGCAACGGTCGTATCCTTCAAACCTCTCGAGGCCGAATCGATTGTCATACCGTCATACTCTGCACCGGCATTTGGGCTTCTCAACTTTACTCCGGCTTCACTGAGACGGTAGTCTCCGTTGCTCACCCATATTCATATTCTCTTCCCAACAAGCACCAGTCTAAAACGCCTTTTATTCGCTGGCCCTCAAAACATGTATACGCTAGAGATCATGGCAGGATGGATGGATTGGGGTCTTACGCCCACGCTGCTGTCCATGTACGCAGCGACCAAATCGGGGAAGCTGCCTATGGTCAATGGGAGCCTTCATTTGATGATGCTCTCAAGAAAGCCTACTCTCTTCTCCCAGAAGAAACTGCAGAAAGATTCAAGGGAGGTCAAAAATTTAACGGTCTCTTCTCAGTCACACCCGACGGACTGCCGTTGGTAGGAAAGATTGAAGATGGTTTATGGTGTGCTGTGGCGATTTGGGTGACCCACGCGGCCGGATGTGCAGGGCTTTTGGCGGATATGTTCCTGGGAACTGCAGACGAGAAGGATGCCGAACTGCGAAAGGCTTTGGATCCGAAGAGATTTGAGGGAGAGGGGCTGGAAAGCAAAGCGTTGGCAAAGTACAATGATATATACAATATGGCCACTTAA
- a CDS encoding snoRNP complex protein NOP10 (Similar to TIGR gene model, INSD accession AAW42949.1; CND01790) encodes MHLMYTLDERGNRIYTLKKVTAAGKPTKSAHPARFSPDDKFSRHRVTIKKRFGILPTQLPSKPL; translated from the exons ATGCATCTTATGTACACTTTGGATGAGAGGGGAAACAG AATTTACACCCTCAAA AAAGTAACTGCTGCTGGCAAGCCCACGAAGTCTGCCCATCCTG CTCGATTTTCTCCCGACGACAAGTTTTCCAGACACCGAGTCACCATCAAGAAGCG ATTTGGGATCCTCCCTACCCAGCTTCCAAGCAAGCCCTTATAA
- a CDS encoding Hypothetical Protein (Similar to TIGR gene model, INSD accession AAW42953.1), which yields MYIPNVQNIIAAGLALTGAYTSTVSSGKILDYAVEKCIDKEGNHRCSKPFAVTKSTCYEIKWSTNGKISHTTAEVRDAGSNELVFYRDTDGEWTPDKNELVYVDFKPKVWGQGNSTVEYEVITCK from the exons ATGTACATCCCCAACGTCCAGAACATCATTGCTGCCGGCCTCGCTCTCACAGGTGCCTACA CAAGCACCGTGTCTTCCGGTAAAATCTTAGACTACGCTGTAGAGAAGTGCATCGACAAAGAGGGCAATCACCGATGCTCCAAACCTTTTGCCGTTACTAAGTCAACCTGTTATGAAATCAAATGGTCCACCAACGGCAAAATTTCTCACACCACCGCCGAAGTCAGGGATGCCGGAAGCAATGAGCTTGTGTTCTATAGAGACACCGATGGTGAATGGACCCCTGATAAGAACGAG CTCGTCTATGTCGATTTTAAGCCCAAAGTATGGGGACAGGGCAACAGCACTGTCGAGTACGAGGTTATAACCTGCAAGTAA